In one window of Harpia harpyja isolate bHarHar1 chromosome 11, bHarHar1 primary haplotype, whole genome shotgun sequence DNA:
- the HDGFL2 gene encoding hepatoma-derived growth factor-related protein 2 isoform X5, with translation MPHSFKPGDLVFAKMKGYPHWPARPASSSDSDVPENDPMGGSDAGDDEEDAAMAAVAAEKMESDEDSDRGSDHSGLKRKSLAMKMPVAKRPRKSSSDLDQGSPSLTEEENSETSSESEKNSDQDFTPEKKPVARAPRRMPAGGRKKKKVESGSDSDSKVDSDSEMGNATVDMTKSDSNSDSDSDVSVKKAPRGRKPAEKPPPKPRGRKPKPERVPTSSSSDSDSDSDVDRISEWKRRDEERRRELEEKRKREQEEEIRRLREQEKEEKEKRKEKVEKGEEMHSDSDSSAEDEVAKKGRKGRAKAPSSSDSELELEKEVKKPAKKQPSELSRKPNQKEKRGRAEEKPRNKPLKVERGRKKSDLIPERRMEKKKEPTVEEKLQKLHSEIKFALKVDNPDIKRCLNALEELGTLQVTSHILQKHTDVVATLKKIRRYKANKDVMEKAAEVYTRLKSRVLGPKMEAIQKANKAGPEKDKGEAEKGQEKLSGGETRNEKGEEETNADLSGPVNGESLSQKAEGAEEKDKSQGPGAGEPEASAEETHNNVQDYPKAERAGPEREKARGESEAVDDVEES, from the exons CCTGCAAGCTCCTCGGACAGCGATGTTCCTGAGAATGACCCGATGGGGGGAAGCGACGCAGGTGACGATGAGGAAGACGCTGCCATGGCTGCAGTCGCCGCGGAGAAAATGGAAAGTGATGAGGACTCGGATCGAGGCAGCGACCACAGCGGGCTCAAGCGAAAATCACTGGCTATGAAA ATGCCAGTAGCAAAACGGCCTCGGAAATCCTCCAGTGACCTGGATCAGGGCAGCCCCTCTCTGACGGAAGAGGAGAACTCGGAAACGTCTTCTGAGTCGGAAAAAAACAGTGACCAG GACTTCACTCCCGAGAAGAAGCCAGTGGCCAGGGCTCCCCGGAGGATGCCAGcaggggggaggaagaagaag AAAGTGGAATCCGGCTCTGACTCAGACTCCAAAGTGGACTCAGATTCGGAAATGGGAAACGCGACTGTGGACATGACCAAGTCGGACTCGAACTCCGATTCGGACTCGGATGTGTCTGTGAAGAAGGCTCCACGGGGCAGGAAGCCAG CTGAGAAACCCCCTCCCAAGCCCCGTGGTAGGAAACCGAAGCCTGAGCGTGTCCCGACCAGCTCCAGCAGCGACAG tGATAGCGATAGCGACGTGGATCGCATCAGCGAGTGGAAGAGGCGAGATGAAGAACGACggcgggagctggaggagaagaggaagagggagcaggaggaagagatcCGTCGGCTCCgggagcaggagaaggaggagaaagagaagaggaaggagaaagtggAGAAGGGCGAGGAGATGCACTCGGACTCGGATAGCAGTGCAGAGGATGAGGTGGCCAAAAAGGGCCGGAAGGGCCGGGCCAAGGCCCCGTCCTCCTCGGACTCTGAACTGGAGCTGGAGAAAGAG GTAAAGAAGCCGGCGAAGAAGCAGCCCTCGGAGTTGTCAAGGAAACCAAATCAGAAGGAGAAGAGGGGCCGAGCAGAGGAGAAACCACGGAACAA ACCTTTGAAAGTGGAACGAGGCCGGAAGAAATCTGACCTGATCCCCGAAAGgaggatggagaagaaaaagg AGCCCACAGTCGAAGAGAAACTTCAGAAACTTCACAGCGAGATCAAGTTTGCCCTGAAGGTGGATAACCCG GACATCAAGCGGTGTCTGAATGCACTAGAGGAGCTGGGCACGCTCCAGGTCACCTCTCACATCCTCCAGAAGCACACCGATGTGGTGGCTACGCTGAAAAAG ATCCGTCGCTATAAAGCAAACAAGGACGTGATGGAGAAGGCTGCCGAAGTCTACACCCGATTGAAGTCGCGTGTCCTGGGACCAAAGATGGAGGCAATCCAGAAAGCCAACAAAGCCGGGCCTGAGAAGGACAAGGGGGAGGCGGAGAAGGGCCAGGAGAAGCTGTCAGGAGGGGAGACACGGAATGAGAAGGGTGAAGAGGAGACAAATGCTG ACTTGTCGGGTCCTGTGAACGGTGAATCCCTGTCCCAAAAAGCGGAGGGCGCAGAGGAGAAGGACAAAAGCCAAGGGCCGGGAGCCGGAGAGCCGGAGGCGTCCGCCGAGGAGACCCACAACAA CGTGCAGGACTATCCCAAGGCCGAGCGAGCCGGGCCGGAGCGGGAGAAGGCTCGCG
- the HDGFL2 gene encoding hepatoma-derived growth factor-related protein 2 isoform X4, with protein MPHSFKPGDLVFAKMKGYPHWPARPASSSDSDVPENDPMGGSDAGDDEEDAAMAAVAAEKMESDEDSDRGSDHSGLKRKSLAMKMPVAKRPRKSSSDLDQGSPSLTEEENSETSSESEKNSDQDFTPEKKPVARAPRRMPAGGRKKKKVESGSDSDSKVDSDSEMGNATVDMTKSDSNSDSDSDVSVKKAPRGRKPAEKPPPKPRGRKPKPERVPTSSSSDSDSDSDVDRISEWKRRDEERRRELEEKRKREQEEEIRRLREQEKEEKEKRKEKVEKGEEMHSDSDSSAEDEVAKKGRKGRAKAPSSSDSELELEKEVKKPAKKQPSELSRKPNQKEKRGRAEEKPRNKPLKVERGRKKSDLIPERRMEKKKEPTVEEKLQKLHSEIKFALKVDNPDIKRCLNALEELGTLQVTSHILQKHTDVVATLKKIRRYKANKDVMEKAAEVYTRLKSRVLGPKMEAIQKANKAGPEKDKGEAEKGQEKLSGGETRNEKGEEETNADLSGPVNGESLSQKAEGAEEKDKSQGPGAGEPEASAEETHNNSVQDYPKAERAGPEREKARGESEAVDDVEES; from the exons CCTGCAAGCTCCTCGGACAGCGATGTTCCTGAGAATGACCCGATGGGGGGAAGCGACGCAGGTGACGATGAGGAAGACGCTGCCATGGCTGCAGTCGCCGCGGAGAAAATGGAAAGTGATGAGGACTCGGATCGAGGCAGCGACCACAGCGGGCTCAAGCGAAAATCACTGGCTATGAAA ATGCCAGTAGCAAAACGGCCTCGGAAATCCTCCAGTGACCTGGATCAGGGCAGCCCCTCTCTGACGGAAGAGGAGAACTCGGAAACGTCTTCTGAGTCGGAAAAAAACAGTGACCAG GACTTCACTCCCGAGAAGAAGCCAGTGGCCAGGGCTCCCCGGAGGATGCCAGcaggggggaggaagaagaag AAAGTGGAATCCGGCTCTGACTCAGACTCCAAAGTGGACTCAGATTCGGAAATGGGAAACGCGACTGTGGACATGACCAAGTCGGACTCGAACTCCGATTCGGACTCGGATGTGTCTGTGAAGAAGGCTCCACGGGGCAGGAAGCCAG CTGAGAAACCCCCTCCCAAGCCCCGTGGTAGGAAACCGAAGCCTGAGCGTGTCCCGACCAGCTCCAGCAGCGACAG tGATAGCGATAGCGACGTGGATCGCATCAGCGAGTGGAAGAGGCGAGATGAAGAACGACggcgggagctggaggagaagaggaagagggagcaggaggaagagatcCGTCGGCTCCgggagcaggagaaggaggagaaagagaagaggaaggagaaagtggAGAAGGGCGAGGAGATGCACTCGGACTCGGATAGCAGTGCAGAGGATGAGGTGGCCAAAAAGGGCCGGAAGGGCCGGGCCAAGGCCCCGTCCTCCTCGGACTCTGAACTGGAGCTGGAGAAAGAG GTAAAGAAGCCGGCGAAGAAGCAGCCCTCGGAGTTGTCAAGGAAACCAAATCAGAAGGAGAAGAGGGGCCGAGCAGAGGAGAAACCACGGAACAA ACCTTTGAAAGTGGAACGAGGCCGGAAGAAATCTGACCTGATCCCCGAAAGgaggatggagaagaaaaagg AGCCCACAGTCGAAGAGAAACTTCAGAAACTTCACAGCGAGATCAAGTTTGCCCTGAAGGTGGATAACCCG GACATCAAGCGGTGTCTGAATGCACTAGAGGAGCTGGGCACGCTCCAGGTCACCTCTCACATCCTCCAGAAGCACACCGATGTGGTGGCTACGCTGAAAAAG ATCCGTCGCTATAAAGCAAACAAGGACGTGATGGAGAAGGCTGCCGAAGTCTACACCCGATTGAAGTCGCGTGTCCTGGGACCAAAGATGGAGGCAATCCAGAAAGCCAACAAAGCCGGGCCTGAGAAGGACAAGGGGGAGGCGGAGAAGGGCCAGGAGAAGCTGTCAGGAGGGGAGACACGGAATGAGAAGGGTGAAGAGGAGACAAATGCTG ACTTGTCGGGTCCTGTGAACGGTGAATCCCTGTCCCAAAAAGCGGAGGGCGCAGAGGAGAAGGACAAAAGCCAAGGGCCGGGAGCCGGAGAGCCGGAGGCGTCCGCCGAGGAGACCCACAACAA CAGCGTGCAGGACTATCCCAAGGCCGAGCGAGCCGGGCCGGAGCGGGAGAAGGCTCGCG